In a genomic window of Sutcliffiella sp. FSL R7-0096:
- the pcp gene encoding pyroglutamyl-peptidase I, whose amino-acid sequence MKTKTLLLTGFVPFLNFTINPTEQIANELDQQTIGNYKVHSSILPVDFNQSAAQLLHHINDIKPDAVISLGLAAGRAHITPERIAINCKDAGGAPDNNGVIHQDEPIDQSGPAAYFSTLPIRDMVNHLTENQYPAKVSNTAGTYLCNNVMYAALHYLMNNQTNIPAGFIHIPASHELAVQLANTPSWSQQDLTNAIKLSIETLN is encoded by the coding sequence ATGAAAACCAAAACCCTACTTTTAACAGGTTTCGTACCATTCTTAAACTTCACCATCAACCCAACCGAACAAATAGCAAACGAACTCGACCAGCAAACCATCGGCAACTATAAGGTCCATAGCAGCATCCTGCCTGTAGATTTCAATCAATCAGCCGCCCAACTACTCCACCACATCAACGACATAAAGCCAGACGCCGTCATCTCCCTAGGCCTTGCCGCCGGTCGCGCCCACATCACACCCGAACGTATTGCCATCAACTGCAAGGACGCAGGCGGCGCACCGGACAACAACGGCGTCATCCACCAGGACGAACCAATCGACCAATCAGGACCGGCCGCATATTTCTCCACCCTGCCTATTCGTGACATGGTCAACCATCTGACAGAAAATCAATACCCTGCAAAAGTCTCCAACACCGCAGGAACCTATCTGTGCAATAACGTCATGTACGCAGCACTGCACTACCTAATGAACAATCAAACTAACATCCCGGCCGGCTTCATCCACATCCCTGCCTCACACGAACTGGCCGTCCAGCTCGCAAATACACCAAGCTGGTCCCAGCAGGACCTCACAAACGCCATAAAACTAAGCATCGAAACGCTAAATTAA